In Gordonia westfalica, a genomic segment contains:
- a CDS encoding helix-turn-helix domain-containing protein, whose protein sequence is MNDRNLQPLQYTLKEAAQILGVSEKTLRREYVEGRILFRTLREGGGKYFIDHEECVRWRNSLPQPAPGERAAS, encoded by the coding sequence ATGAACGACAGAAACCTTCAGCCCCTTCAGTACACCCTGAAGGAGGCCGCCCAAATCCTGGGAGTCTCCGAGAAGACCCTTCGCCGCGAGTATGTCGAGGGGCGAATCCTGTTCCGAACCTTGCGTGAGGGGGGCGGCAAGTACTTTATCGACCACGAAGAGTGTGTGCGGTGGCGGAACTCGCTGCCGCAGCCGGCTCCGGGTGAGAGGGCGGCGTCGTGA
- a CDS encoding DUF7304 family protein gives MSFSHYADPVPVVADENRKVHVSLGEVSGLDLAYLSVESPSGRGEVVLTLAELRDVYRAMQEADPDWREPSGGYYLYRVAITSYPEGALTFYTDDTGEEFGYPNPDWEPEGWDPDPGYIAQFGSRRFHWPSTKREYKSLSSAKSRAKLIESYGATAVVERSSRIVWPGPDDSHLDRIGGAA, from the coding sequence ATGTCCTTCTCGCACTACGCAGATCCAGTCCCTGTAGTAGCAGATGAAAACAGGAAGGTCCACGTATCGCTCGGTGAGGTGAGCGGCCTCGACCTGGCGTACCTGTCGGTTGAGTCCCCGTCCGGCCGGGGTGAAGTGGTTCTCACGCTCGCCGAGCTACGCGACGTGTACAGAGCAATGCAGGAGGCCGATCCGGACTGGCGTGAGCCCAGCGGCGGCTACTACCTCTACCGAGTTGCGATCACGAGCTATCCCGAAGGGGCACTGACCTTCTACACCGACGACACCGGTGAGGAGTTCGGGTACCCCAACCCTGACTGGGAACCCGAGGGGTGGGACCCCGATCCGGGGTATATCGCGCAGTTCGGGAGTCGACGCTTCCACTGGCCGTCCACTAAGCGCGAGTACAAGTCGTTGTCCTCCGCGAAGTCTAGGGCCAAGCTCATCGAATCGTATGGTGCGACAGCGGTTGTGGAGCGGTCGTCGCGGATTGTGTGGCCTGGGCCGGACGATTCCCACCTGGACCGTATCGGCGGTGCGGCATGA